In Chryseobacterium oranimense, a single window of DNA contains:
- a CDS encoding MMPL family transporter has translation MHRFFIFLYYLISKNRVLSAIIALGIAVICGFFASKINFEEDINQIIPKNEKSDLTAKVLKQLNFSDKIIVIIENRSREDGFLLSETADTFLEKIEPLKKYIGAVQGKVNDSEISETFDFVSQNLPLFLDENDYQEIERKLQKDSIAKQVENNYVSLVSPTSLVTKDFIKKDPLGITYLGIKKLNALNISKDFKLEDNYIVTKDGKNLLLFIDPKNKSNDTKGNEAFVNQLNQIKDDINKQFKGKTELSYFGSPVIAVANAQQIKKDIQNTVMISMTVLLILLMYYFRNFFTPVIVFLPTAFSVLLALLILYFIKDKISAISLSVGAILIGITIDYALHILTHYKHNNNIEELYKEITQPIVLSSATTAVSFLCLVFVRSEALKDLGLFAAITVILSSITALIIVPQLYTPKEKDDAHSTNFIDMIGSYPYEKSKPLIIGCSIIIIACLFGFRHVGFNEDIGDLNYIPKELKISEAKLQKLSDITSKSIYTISYGDSEEKALTRNTRLSSFLEKEKQEGKILSYNSLGNVVLSEKDQKQRIEVWNQFWSGDKKNRTVSELVNSGNQFGFNNTAFDNFNEILNKNYSTLSLSDYEKIKALQISEFLSNENGFYTVSNVVKVDEKKRDAFIKDVEKNHDALAIDRQQMNENFLGLLKRDFGTLINYSLLAIVLTIIVFFRNFELTVLTMFPIVLTGIVTAGILYFLGLELNIFSTVVCTLVFGVGDDFSIFLTKAMQKEHTTGKNELPTYRTSIILAVFTTVLSIGSLIFAKHPALHSLALVALIGMFSVIIITSTLYPFWFRLLITNRAKKGLSPITFRLLLRSVISFFYYGLGGFVFSLIGSMFIKRSKGKTLDIIKLILAKFLTSVLHTTPFVKKRVIKNPAEDFSRPAVIIANHTSFLDTLAIAMATHKIIYLVNDWVYESPVFGRLVKALGFFPVSQGIENGMEKLKEKIDQGYSLVVFPEAERSYTNDVKRFHKGAFYLAEEFGLDILPLYIHGNSEVLPKGDFIIYDGSITVKVGERISKDDASLGKNYSERTKKINAYFRDQFAELRNELEDENYFRKKLFLSYLYKDSEVVKEVKDDFNANKSVYFELNKHIPKDASILHIADDFGQKDILLTLYQAERRIFSFIKNDERRETARQTYLVKRRKLNYISSIPEINKKIDILLISDKDFDISTLKELPETIILLNIPHYELKNSDYLQEFSSQAIKILKKH, from the coding sequence ATGCATCGTTTTTTTATATTTTTATATTATCTGATTTCTAAAAACAGGGTTCTTTCAGCAATTATTGCTTTAGGAATAGCTGTTATTTGCGGATTTTTTGCTTCAAAAATCAATTTTGAGGAAGATATCAATCAGATTATTCCTAAAAATGAAAAATCCGATCTTACGGCAAAAGTTCTCAAGCAGCTGAACTTTTCTGATAAAATCATAGTCATTATAGAGAACAGATCCAGGGAAGACGGCTTTTTGCTTTCTGAAACGGCAGATACTTTCCTGGAAAAAATTGAACCTCTGAAAAAATATATCGGTGCCGTTCAGGGAAAGGTGAATGACAGTGAAATTTCGGAAACATTTGATTTTGTAAGCCAGAACCTGCCTCTTTTTCTTGATGAAAACGATTATCAGGAAATTGAAAGGAAACTGCAAAAAGACAGCATCGCAAAACAGGTAGAAAACAATTATGTTTCACTGGTATCTCCCACAAGCCTTGTCACTAAGGATTTTATCAAGAAAGATCCTCTGGGAATTACTTATTTAGGGATTAAAAAATTAAATGCCTTAAACATCAGCAAAGATTTTAAGCTTGAAGACAATTATATCGTCACGAAAGACGGAAAAAACCTTTTGCTTTTCATTGATCCTAAAAATAAAAGTAACGACACCAAAGGTAATGAAGCCTTCGTCAATCAGCTTAACCAGATAAAGGACGATATTAATAAGCAGTTTAAAGGAAAAACAGAACTCAGCTATTTCGGTTCCCCGGTGATTGCTGTGGCCAATGCGCAGCAGATCAAAAAAGACATCCAGAATACGGTAATGATCTCCATGACGGTACTGCTGATTCTGCTGATGTACTATTTCAGAAATTTCTTTACTCCGGTTATTGTATTTCTTCCGACCGCATTTTCTGTATTGCTCGCCCTGCTGATTCTTTATTTCATAAAAGATAAAATTTCAGCTATTTCATTAAGTGTAGGAGCTATACTTATCGGGATCACGATAGATTATGCCCTTCACATCCTCACTCACTACAAGCACAATAATAATATTGAAGAACTTTACAAAGAAATCACCCAGCCCATCGTACTGAGCAGCGCCACAACAGCCGTTTCCTTTCTATGTCTGGTATTTGTACGTTCCGAGGCTTTGAAAGATCTCGGTCTTTTTGCCGCTATTACAGTTATTTTATCCTCTATTACTGCATTGATTATTGTTCCTCAGCTTTATACGCCTAAAGAAAAAGATGACGCGCACAGCACAAATTTTATCGACATGATCGGCTCTTATCCTTATGAGAAAAGCAAGCCCCTGATCATAGGATGCTCCATCATTATAATAGCCTGTCTTTTTGGTTTCAGGCATGTGGGATTTAATGAAGATATCGGGGACCTGAATTATATCCCAAAGGAATTAAAGATAAGTGAGGCTAAGCTGCAAAAGCTTTCCGACATCACTTCCAAATCCATCTACACTATTTCCTACGGGGATTCTGAAGAAAAAGCACTGACAAGAAACACCCGGCTCAGCAGTTTCCTTGAGAAAGAAAAGCAGGAAGGAAAGATCCTGAGCTACAATTCTCTTGGAAACGTTGTACTTTCAGAAAAAGATCAGAAACAAAGGATCGAAGTATGGAATCAATTCTGGAGTGGAGATAAAAAAAACCGTACGGTTTCAGAACTGGTGAACAGCGGAAATCAGTTTGGGTTCAACAATACTGCTTTTGATAATTTCAATGAAATTTTAAATAAAAACTATTCCACCTTAAGCCTTTCGGATTATGAGAAGATCAAAGCCTTACAGATCTCTGAATTCCTGAGCAACGAGAATGGATTTTACACCGTTTCCAATGTTGTAAAAGTAGATGAAAAGAAAAGAGACGCTTTCATAAAAGATGTTGAAAAGAACCACGACGCCCTGGCCATTGACCGTCAGCAAATGAATGAAAACTTCCTGGGACTGTTGAAAAGAGATTTCGGCACGCTGATCAATTATTCACTTCTTGCCATTGTTCTTACGATCATTGTTTTCTTCAGAAACTTTGAGCTTACTGTTCTCACCATGTTTCCTATTGTACTGACGGGGATTGTGACGGCAGGTATTCTGTATTTCTTAGGATTAGAATTAAATATTTTCAGTACCGTAGTCTGTACACTGGTTTTCGGTGTGGGAGATGACTTCAGTATTTTCCTGACAAAAGCTATGCAGAAGGAGCATACAACAGGCAAAAATGAGCTTCCAACATACAGAACCTCTATTATCCTGGCCGTTTTCACTACCGTTTTGTCCATCGGTTCTTTGATCTTTGCAAAACATCCGGCATTGCATTCACTTGCATTAGTTGCCTTAATCGGGATGTTCTCTGTAATTATTATAACCTCAACACTTTATCCGTTCTGGTTTAGATTACTGATTACAAACAGGGCAAAAAAAGGGCTTTCCCCGATCACCTTCAGGTTACTTTTAAGATCCGTCATATCCTTCTTTTACTATGGATTGGGAGGGTTTGTCTTTTCATTGATCGGAAGTATGTTTATCAAACGGTCAAAAGGAAAAACATTAGATATTATTAAATTAATTCTAGCTAAATTTTTAACATCGGTACTGCACACCACCCCATTTGTAAAGAAAAGAGTTATAAAAAATCCGGCGGAAGATTTCAGCAGACCTGCCGTAATCATTGCCAACCATACCTCTTTTCTGGACACGCTCGCCATTGCTATGGCTACTCATAAAATTATCTACCTGGTTAACGACTGGGTGTACGAGTCCCCGGTTTTCGGAAGACTGGTAAAGGCACTGGGCTTTTTCCCGGTTTCTCAGGGAATAGAGAACGGGATGGAAAAACTGAAAGAAAAAATCGATCAGGGCTATTCGCTGGTAGTCTTTCCTGAAGCAGAGCGTTCTTATACCAACGATGTGAAAAGATTCCACAAAGGAGCATTTTATCTGGCAGAAGAGTTCGGCCTGGATATTCTTCCGCTGTACATCCACGGAAATTCCGAAGTACTACCGAAAGGAGACTTCATTATTTATGATGGGAGCATCACCGTAAAAGTAGGGGAAAGGATCAGTAAGGATGATGCCAGCCTCGGAAAGAACTATTCTGAAAGAACAAAAAAGATCAATGCCTATTTCAGGGATCAATTTGCGGAACTGCGAAATGAATTGGAGGATGAGAATTATTTCAGAAAAAAACTATTTTTAAGCTACCTCTACAAAGACAGTGAAGTGGTAAAAGAAGTTAAAGATGATTTCAATGCCAACAAATCCGTCTATTTTGAACTGAACAA
- a CDS encoding EpsG family protein has protein sequence MSLLHPYFLVAIVYMFFFSVQEVFGKKVDKKWLWFLGIYLIILVGFRDNVGPDYGSYKGLYIYSDTKSYYSIFMKMLHMQGPDQLEVEWLYTLINKILLNVFNAPFYVLTLVIAICAIFFKIEYTEDNTFYPFTFTLFMFVPYFFVGESGQIRQNLGTFIVYFAIRYIKQRKLWHYLFFIFLASGIHTVSYLFLPMYWLARVPLNKTIMLILIIISVFLSPFEIYRVFGSFLEGMASDNILVNGLNGYMYESTERLNGGFGIPEVMMMILTFFLFTFDTKMKEKFPYYEYHRNYAVVGICFYFIFRNNPVFSSRLVGAFVGFSYVLIPNTMYVVSSGVKKMIYSFIIALVIFNFVVFSSFINIKVGRFTIDLYKNHILP, from the coding sequence ATGAGTCTATTACATCCTTATTTTCTCGTTGCGATTGTATACATGTTCTTCTTTAGTGTACAGGAGGTTTTTGGAAAAAAAGTAGATAAAAAATGGCTCTGGTTTTTAGGGATCTATCTCATTATACTGGTAGGTTTCCGTGATAATGTGGGGCCTGACTACGGAAGTTATAAAGGGCTTTATATTTATTCCGACACGAAGAGCTACTACAGTATTTTTATGAAGATGCTTCATATGCAAGGTCCTGATCAGCTGGAAGTGGAGTGGCTGTATACCCTGATCAACAAAATATTGCTGAATGTCTTTAATGCACCTTTCTACGTCCTTACCCTTGTTATTGCCATATGTGCTATTTTCTTTAAGATAGAATATACGGAAGATAATACTTTTTATCCCTTTACATTTACCCTTTTCATGTTTGTTCCCTACTTTTTTGTTGGAGAAAGTGGGCAGATCAGGCAGAACCTCGGGACATTTATTGTTTATTTCGCCATACGGTACATCAAACAGCGGAAACTGTGGCACTACCTGTTTTTCATATTTCTGGCATCAGGAATACATACTGTAAGCTACCTGTTCCTCCCAATGTACTGGCTGGCCCGTGTTCCTTTAAACAAAACGATAATGCTCATCCTGATCATTATCTCCGTATTTCTTTCACCGTTTGAGATATATCGTGTCTTTGGAAGCTTCTTGGAGGGCATGGCTTCAGATAATATTCTGGTGAACGGCTTAAACGGATATATGTATGAATCTACAGAAAGGTTGAATGGCGGTTTCGGGATTCCCGAAGTGATGATGATGATTCTCACCTTCTTCCTGTTTACATTTGATACCAAAATGAAAGAGAAATTTCCCTATTACGAATACCATAGAAACTATGCTGTTGTCGGGATCTGTTTTTACTTTATTTTCAGGAATAATCCTGTATTCTCGTCAAGGCTTGTAGGAGCATTTGTGGGGTTTTCTTATGTGCTGATTCCCAACACGATGTATGTGGTTTCGAGCGGAGTGAAGAAGATGATCTACTCCTTTATCATCGCGCTTGTTATCTTTAACTTTGTGGTATTCTCTTCTTTCATAAATATTAAAGTAGGTCGATTTACCATTGATCTTTATAAAAACCATATTCTTCCGTAA